One stretch of Malus domestica chromosome 14, GDT2T_hap1 DNA includes these proteins:
- the LOC103431109 gene encoding uncharacterized protein: MDGRGGCCIARYGYGGGGEYGISKVDRIMLKFRPIAPKPVDGGGSTPDKGDLYVKSGRGRGKRSRSVKSGRKAVVDPNDKNKNKRRRSSKAEEEKTVVTLPLLPETPEPKESSEERERNSYLSHSSYSSTTWMSFDNNNSTSTTSPTSRISKVVEAKVVGKSCVTVDCVTDTWVEGEGLGCTDGERRMNLERDTCPGFISDGTGRVVWTNGAYRSMVGQREGEMMVWLVMKEKAARAVGVMSNYTAAFTCRVTLQYSGCGGGTSAGDWSSLTLPCDVWRMLGGGFAWRLDVKAALCLGGYSNFISAV; this comes from the coding sequence atggacGGGAGAGGCGGCTGTTGCATAGCGAGGTACGGATATGGTGGCGGAGGAGAATATGGCATATCGAAGGTGGACAGGATAATGTTAAAGTTCAGACCGATCGCGCCGAAGCCGGTCGACGGAGGAGGATCAACACCGGATAAGGGTGACTTGTACGTTAAGagtgggagagggagagggaagaGATCACGGTCTGTGAAGTCAGGGCGCAAAGCGGTAGTTGAcccaaatgacaaaaataaaaataagagaagGAGATCGTCGAAGGCGGAGGAGGAAAAGACGGTTGTGACGCTGCCTCTGTTGCCGGAGACTCCGGAACCAAAGGAGTCTtctgaggagagagaaaggaattCCTACTTGAGTCACTCGAGTTACTCATCCACCACGTGGATGAGTTTCGATAATAATAATTCTACTTCTACGACTTCTCCGACAAGTCGTATAAGTAAGGTGGTGGAGGCGAAGGTGGTTGGGAAGTCGTGCGTGACGGTGGACTGCGTGACGGATACGTGGGTGGAAGGGGAGGGGCTAGGATGTACGGACGGGGAGAGGAGGATGAACCTGGAGAGGGACACGTGTCCAGGGTTTATTTCCGACGGGACGGGGAGGGTGGTGTGGACGAATGGGGCGTACCGGAGCATGGTGGGGCAAAGGGAGGGGGAGATGATGGTGTGGCTGGTGATGAAGGAGAAGGCAGCGAGGGCGGTGGGAGTGATGAGTAATTATACGGCGGCGTTCACGTGCAGGGTGACGTTGCAGTACAGTGGGTGTGGTGGTGGGACGTCGGCAGGGGATTGGAGCTCGTTGACGCTGCCGTGTGACGTTTGGAGGATGTTGGGTGGTGGGTTTGCGTGGAGGCTGGATGTGAAGGCAGCTCTTTGTTTGGGTGGTTATAGTAATTTTATCAGTGCCGTATGA